The genomic stretch AGGGTCTTGATTGATAACCATTCCTTTTTCAGCCGGGTCGTTTTGCTCTTCAACCGAATATTTTAGTCCCAGCTCATCAAGTTTTGCCTTTGCATCATCAATTGAAAAACCTACAAGGTCTGGCATTGTAATGTCATTTTCTTGATAAGTCAAGCTTTTCCCAATAGCATTATAAAATATTAGCCAGCCTATTGCAACAATAATAAGGGCAGTTAGTATTCCAGCCACCACATAAATCCAATCTTTTCTCTTTTCTTTTGACTCCTTTTTTTGGTCTACTGAGGTATTATCCGATTTTATCTTTTCAAGCTGAAACTGTTTGGTAGCAGCATTTTCATGCGACTCTATCTTGACAAAATCACCCTCTGGTTCAATGAGCGAATTTTTCAAATCTTGAATCATCTCACTGGCTGATTGATACCTCAGCAAAATATCCTTTTGCATTGCCTTCAAAATTATTGCTTCTAAACTTTTTGGTATATTGGGATTATAAAGTGTAGGTTTTATTGGCTGTTCTTGCAGGTGTTTTAAAGCAATAGAAATTGGAGTATCCCCATCAAACGGCAAAACTCCAGTTACCATCTCATAAAGTACAACTCCAAGAGAATACAAGTCCGACCTATTGTCTATATATCCTCCTCTTGCCTGTTCTGGAGAAAAATAGTGAACAGAGCCAATGGTGAGATTTGTATTTATAATAGTGCCTGTTGAAACTGCTCGTGCAATACCAAAGTCTGTTACTTTGACAATCCCATTTTCATCAATCAAGATATTTTGAGGTTTTATATCCCTGTGCACAATACCTTTTTTATGGGCATGGTCCAAAGCTCTTAAAACCTGTATAGCAATGGTTGTTGCATCTTTTGGACTGAGCCTGCCAGTTTCTTTCATAAACTCTTTTAGAGTTTTGCCATTTACATATTCCATAACTATGTAGTACATCCCGTCCTGCTCACCAACATCATAGATAGATACAATGTTAGGATGCGAAAGAGATGCTGCTGCCAGCGCTTCTGTTCTGAACCGTTGCAAAAATTCCTCGTCTGTTGCAAACTCCGACCTTAAAACTTTTATGGCAACATATCTATTCAAAATTGCGTCTTTGGCTTTATACACAACCGACATTCCACCGCTTCCTAATTTCTCTTCAACTTTGTATCTGTTTCCTATTATAAACTCATCCATGAACAATCATCACCCTCACAAAATCTCTTTTTTCTTATACCAAGAGATAGACAATTGTTATATTGTCAATACCACCTGCCTCAAGAGCTTTTTCAATTAATTTCTTACCTACATCATAAAAATCATTTTTCTTAAATATTTCGTAAATTTGAGCATCAAAAACCATGTTGGTCAGTCCATCTGTACACATCAAAAAGCAATAATCCTTATTTTGCTCACGTTCAATTTCGTAAAGGTCAACTTCTAATTCTTCTTCTATTCCAATTGCTCTTGTTATGATGTTTTTCTTGGGATGAGTATAAATTTCCTCTTTTGTAATTTTTCCATCTTTAAACATCTTATAAACCAGAGAATGGTCCTCTGTAATTTGTCTAATTTCATTGTTATCTATAATGTAGACTCTTGAATCTCCAATGTTGCTCACAAGTATCTTATCCTTGTAGCAAAATAATCCCGTTAAAGTGGTCCCCATTCCATACAAAAGGGGATTTTTTATCTGATGGCTTATAATCTTTTGATTTGCATACCTGTAAGCTTCTTTTATGGTTTCTTTCATAGAATATTTTAACATTTTCTGATTTAGTAATATATAGTCAATTACATACTGACAGGCAAGGCTGCTTGCCACCTCACCTGCACTGTGTCCACCCATCCCATCAGCTATCAAAAAAACATTCAATCCTTCTTCTCCCTTGTAAACAATATAATAATCCTCATTGTTTGTCCTTATATTTCCTTTTTCTGTGAGAGCAACGTATTTCACATACTTCATCCCCTAATTCCCTTATATGTTAAAATACCGTTTTCTCAGCTGTCCACACGCTGCAGATATACTGCTGCCAAGCTCTCTTCTAATTGTAACATTAATTTGATATGATTTTAAGGTTTCAAAAAATACTTTTATTTTTTCTTTTGAAGGTCTTCTAAACCCTTTTTCTTCAACTGGGTTAACAGGTATCAAATTTACATGTACAAGCTTACCTTTTAATATCCTGCCAAGCTCTTGAGCACAGTCAATAGAATCATTTACCCCATCTATCAGAGCGTACTCAAATGTAACTCTTCTGTTGGTCTTTTGAATATAGTAGTCAACTGCTTTCATGATATCTTCAATAGGATATTTCTTGTTTATCGGAACAAGTTTGTCTCTCAAACTATTATTTGGGGCATGCAAAGATATTGCAAGGTTTACTTGTTTTGGAAAATCACATAGTCTATAAATCCCTTCAACTATGCCAACTGTTGAAATTGTGATATGCCTTGCCCCTATGTTCTTTCCATCTTTTGAGTTTATTATCTCTATAAACTTAAACACATTTTCGATGTTGTCAAATGGCTCGCCACTTCCCATCAGAACAACATTTGTTATTCTTTTGCCTGTAAAGTTTTCTGCACTGATAATCTGGTCAACCATCTCACCTGGCGTAAGGTTTCTGACAAATCCGCCTATGGCAGAAGCACAAAACCCACAGTTCATTTTGCATCCAACTTGTGTTGAGACACATACTGCATTTCCATATCGATAAGGCAAAAACACACTTTCAATCCCATTTTTATCACAAAGTTCAAACAGAAATTTTATACTCTCTCCATCACTTTGATGCTGTAAAATTTGTAAAGAGTTCATCAAAAATTCATCATAAATCTTCTTGCGAAGTTCAAGGGGAAGATTTGTAAATTGCATTACATCAGTAGCATTTTTCTTGTAAAGCCACTCAAAAATCTGAGTAGCCCTAAAAGGCTTTTCGCCAACACTTTCAAGCCATATCTTAAGCTCATCTATTGTTAAGTCCTTTATAAACCTTTTCATATTCCTTATCTTTCGCCCTCTTTTCTAAGTTTAGCTATAAAAAATCCATCACATTCAAACTCGTCGGGAAAAATAGTTGTTTGGGATACCAACGAAAAATCTTTGTGCTTGTCTAAAAACTCTATAACTGTTTCTTCATTTTCTTTTTTCCCAAGCGTGCATGTAGAATAAAAAAGTATTCCTCCTCTTTTTAAGTAACCTGCTGAATTATCAAGTATTCTTACCTGCAATTCATGAAGATTCTCAATATCCTGATAACTTTTATTCCATTTTATATCAGGCTTTTTCCTGATTGCGCCAAAGCCAGTACATGGAAGGTCGGCAATCACAATATCAAATTTTTCGGCAAAATCAGGGTTAAAAACCTCAGCGTCATTCTTTGCAACTATGATATTATCAAAACCAAGACGCAAAATGTTTTCTCGCAAAATATCAAGTTTATGTTCGTTTATATCACATGCAACAACAAATCCATCTATAACCTCTGCACAGTTAAAAGTCTTTCCACCTGGAGCGGCACACAGGTCTAATACTTTCTTTGCTCTTTCAAAATCTTCTTGATTTGACTTTACAACAAGAGAAGATGCCAAATCCTGAAAATAAAAATAGCCTTTTTTATAAAGTTCTGTTTCC from Caldicellulosiruptor kronotskyensis 2002 encodes the following:
- the pknB gene encoding Stk1 family PASTA domain-containing Ser/Thr kinase, yielding MDEFIIGNRYKVEEKLGSGGMSVVYKAKDAILNRYVAIKVLRSEFATDEEFLQRFRTEALAAASLSHPNIVSIYDVGEQDGMYYIVMEYVNGKTLKEFMKETGRLSPKDATTIAIQVLRALDHAHKKGIVHRDIKPQNILIDENGIVKVTDFGIARAVSTGTIINTNLTIGSVHYFSPEQARGGYIDNRSDLYSLGVVLYEMVTGVLPFDGDTPISIALKHLQEQPIKPTLYNPNIPKSLEAIILKAMQKDILLRYQSASEMIQDLKNSLIEPEGDFVKIESHENAATKQFQLEKIKSDNTSVDQKKESKEKRKDWIYVVAGILTALIIVAIGWLIFYNAIGKSLTYQENDITMPDLVGFSIDDAKAKLDELGLKYSVEEQNDPAEKGMVINQDPAAGIKVKKDTTVKLIVSKGPEMVKVPDVVGLNIKDAQIELDNNGLSVEIKKDYSDKPVDTVIDQQPSANQLIEKNGTVILTVSLGPKIEKVLVPDVTGMNIVDAKDVLLKNGLNAGNVTYKEVTDRESDIVISQSPSYGQQVVKGSTVDLIVTKKVETKTTTKIIIKTVILPSDLNEANVKIVVSSNGNESIVFDRIVKKEETPLQVKIPITGQSTIRMYINDQLSTEETVE
- a CDS encoding Stp1/IreP family PP2C-type Ser/Thr phosphatase, whose translation is MKYVKYVALTEKGNIRTNNEDYYIVYKGEEGLNVFLIADGMGGHSAGEVASSLACQYVIDYILLNQKMLKYSMKETIKEAYRYANQKIISHQIKNPLLYGMGTTLTGLFCYKDKILVSNIGDSRVYIIDNNEIRQITEDHSLVYKMFKDGKITKEEIYTHPKKNIITRAIGIEEELEVDLYEIEREQNKDYCFLMCTDGLTNMVFDAQIYEIFKKNDFYDVGKKLIEKALEAGGIDNITIVYLLV
- the rlmN gene encoding 23S rRNA (adenine(2503)-C(2))-methyltransferase RlmN — encoded protein: MKRFIKDLTIDELKIWLESVGEKPFRATQIFEWLYKKNATDVMQFTNLPLELRKKIYDEFLMNSLQILQHQSDGESIKFLFELCDKNGIESVFLPYRYGNAVCVSTQVGCKMNCGFCASAIGGFVRNLTPGEMVDQIISAENFTGKRITNVVLMGSGEPFDNIENVFKFIEIINSKDGKNIGARHITISTVGIVEGIYRLCDFPKQVNLAISLHAPNNSLRDKLVPINKKYPIEDIMKAVDYYIQKTNRRVTFEYALIDGVNDSIDCAQELGRILKGKLVHVNLIPVNPVEEKGFRRPSKEKIKVFFETLKSYQINVTIRRELGSSISAACGQLRKRYFNI